A section of the Primulina eburnea isolate SZY01 chromosome 1, ASM2296580v1, whole genome shotgun sequence genome encodes:
- the LOC140804479 gene encoding uncharacterized protein, which yields MEQRSRLPLPPTDSERPLCPKCGKPHKGECLIGSGRCYRCKEMGHTVYNCPLSFGKEKVQGRIFTITKEGANPDASVISGVMHTISVEPTVVPVEFIIVLPSGEEIWTNSIFKACPVLMGSRLFKTVKFLADDYEKDLFVGVTSSLSIPIISCLQATKLLRKGCVGYLASVLDTRKESRIQLQDIDVVQDYPDVFEEDVPGLPPDREVEFVIDLIPGTAPISKVPYRLAPTEMKELKNQLQELLDKDALSRKSSSELNAMISKPLLLDLQRTEINLVSSGTVARLSTLVLRSTLFDRILKEQQSDVQLLKLKRNNELTGVSEFGLNRDGLMTFRGKICVPIGDNIRRDVLIEAHTAPYSVHPGGTKMYQDLRRLYWWPAPYEALYGRKCRSPLYWEEVGERKMLGPELVQQTAEVVALIQERMKTAQSRQKSYADVRRRPLAFGVGDHVFIKIAPIKGVMRFGKKGKLSPRYIRPFEILDKIGDRAYRLALPPDLDRVHNVFHISMLRKYIANPSHVLRYESLELLPNLSYDEIPVQILDRKVKVLRNKEIGLVKVLWRNQVIEEATWEPEEEMKQRYPNLFDSR from the exons ATGGAGCAGCGTAGTAGGCTTCCTTTGCCTCCTACAGATAGTGAACGaccattgtgtcccaagtgtggaaAGCCACACAAAGGAGAATGTTTAATCGGAAGTGGTCGTTGCTATAGATGTAAGGAAATGGGACACACAGTATATAATTGTCCTCTTTCGTTTGGAAAAGAAAAAGTTCAGGGCAGAATCTTTACGATCACAAAAGAGGGCGCAAATCCTGATGCTTCAGTCATATCAG GAGTTATGCATACTATATCTGTTGAACCTACTGTGGTGCCTGTTGAATTTATTATTGTGTTGCCTTCTGGAGAAGAAATTTGGACAAATAGTATATTTAAGGCTTGTCCTGTGTTGATGGGATCAAGATTgtt CAAGACAGTAAAATTTTTAGCAGATGATTATGAGAAGGATTTATTTGTGGGTGTTACCTCTTCATTAAGTATCCCTATTATTTCTTGCCTTCAAGCCACTAAATTGTTGCGCAAGGGATGTGTTGGTTACTTAGCTTCAGTTTTGGATACAAGAAAGGAAAGTAGAATACAGTTACAGGACATTGATGTGGTTCAGGATTAtcctgatgtatttgaggagGATGTACCTGGATTACCACCTGATCGAGaagtagagtttgttattgatttaattcCAGGTACAGCCCCAATTTCTAAGGTTCCATACAGATTGGCTCctactgaaatgaaagaattaaagaatCAATTGCAggagctattagataaag atgctttgagtcgcAAGTCAAGTTCAGAATTGAATGCTATGATTTCTAAACCTTTGTTGCTTGATTTGCAAAGGACTGAGATAAATTTGGTATCTTCAGGGACAGTGGCTCGATTATCTACATTAGTTCTCCGCTCAACTTTGTTTGATCGAATTTTGAAGGAACAACAGTCAGATGTTCAGTTATTGAAGTTAAAAAGGAATAATGAATTAACAGGAGTTTCTGAATTTGGATTGAATCGTGATGGTTTGATGACCTTTCGAGGTAAAATATGTGTTCCTATAGGTGATAACATTCGAAGAGATGTACTCATAGAAGCTCATACTGCGCCATACTCTGTACATCCTGGTGGTACTAAGATGTACCAAGATCTTCGAcgtctttattggtggccag CACCTTATGAAGCCttatatggaagaaagtgtAGATCCCCTTTGTATTGGGAAGAGGTAggtgaaagaaagatgttgggccctgagttggttcaacaaacagcagaagTTGTGGCGTTAATTcaagaaagaatgaagacagctcagtctagacagaaaagttatgcCGATGTGAGAAGACGGCCTTTGGCATTCGGGGTTGGTGATCAtgtttttatcaagatagcTCCTATAAAAGgagttatgagatttggcaagaaaggtaaGTTAAGTCCTCGATACATTAGACCATTTGAAATTCTAGATAAGATTGGAGACCGAGCCTATCGTCTTGCATTGCCACCGGACTTGGACCGAGTTCATAATgtatttcatatatctatgcttCGTAAGTATATTGCTAATCCATCTCATGTTCTTCGGTATGAGTCATTGGAGCTTTTGCCTAACCTAAGTTATGATGAAATTCCggttcaaattcttgatcgtaaGGTTAAGGTGTTAAGGAACAAAGAAATTGGTCTTGTCAAAGTTCTATGGAGAAATCAAGTGAttgaagaggccacgtgggaaccggaAGAGGAGATGAAGCAACGTTATCCTAACCTATTCGACAGTAggtaa